DNA sequence from the Rhizoctonia solani chromosome 10, complete sequence genome:
TCTACGTAGTCAGACCTTCTGGACagtgcatctggtttccctgattgctttcctgggcaataatggatctcaaaattgaaatcgctcaggaatatgcgccatctggCGTGCCTCCGGTTGAAGGTCCTGGCTTGcctccagtattccaggttcctgtgatccgtgaagacctggattggCTTGTCTGTAGCTTCTAGGAATatccgccattcttctaatgccttgattattgccaggagttccttatcgtgggtgtcgtaattggcttctgctcctgagaatgaTTTGGACATGTAGGCAATGGGGTGTAACCGGTTGTCTGGGCCTCGCTGGCTGAGTATTGCTCccattgctacccctgatgcgtctgtttcaaggtagtAGGGTAGACccgggttggagtggataaGGACCggtgactgggtgacaagAAGCTTTAACTCCTGAAACgctgcttcctctaggttaccccatgaccaaggggtttcctttttggtgagattaTGCAGAGGGCGTGCGACCgaactgaagttggggataaattggcggaggtaattgacaaaacctaggaaggcctggacttgtttaACCGTCTTGGGCTgtggccatgacgtgactgcctcaatctttttctggtccatggaaaagccggctggggatatgacaatacccaagtaatccaccgtagtgacgtggaagtggcatttaGAGAGCTTGCAAAACAACTGGTTTTTCATTAGCCTCAATAGGACTTCCCTAACGTGTTCCGGGTGCTTTTTGGGGacttctgagaagatgaggatatcatccaggtagattaccactgtgacgtcgatgagatccctgaacaagtcattcatgaaatgttggaaggcggccggggcgttggtgagaccaaagggcatgactagataTTCAAATAGTCCATACTTAGTCCtaaaggccgtcttccactcatctccttctttaattctgacgttgttgtaaccccaacaAAGATCCAACTTGGTGAAGAGTTTTGCATTCCTTAGTttggccataaggtcatcttGCCTGGGAAGAGGGTAGACGTTTTTATGAGTGACCTTGTTCAACTTTCTataatcaacaaccagtctgagggagccatctgccttttttacaaacatgactggagcgcctgctgaggaggtactagggcggatcttgcccgttgccagctcctcgtcaatgtgttgtttcagcgCCCTGGATTCTGCATCGGTCATGCCGTAAATAGGTCCGGGTgagagtttggcatcaggAAGTAGGTCAATggaaatgtcatattccctgtgggggggaaggaccttaaattcttcttcgccaaatactcttgcaaactcatggtattggGTAGGGAGGTCTGCCAAGGGGTCAggatccgcttcttcctcagaggcaatttggacttgttctggGAATGTGACaagtccttgttgccagtcaattaGGGGGGATTCCGATGTGAGCCAGGTCATGCCAAGaatagccggggtgttgcctatggggcaaacaaggaagggaatgtggtggggatggccattggccaagaccgcaagttgaacctggtgccatatgcgaccagtctgagatatggtaccgtctaacatcctcactacttgtggatttttgagtagggtttttggaattttcaGTTTTTCTACTAGAGTGGGGGATATAAaattggaggtggcgccagagtcaatgagggttttgataggGTCTGTCGGGTAGTCACGCAGTATTATGTCAAGGAAAAGTAGGGGTTTCTTGTTCGAGTCcattgcaatatttacaaattccgAGACTGATACATGCAATTCTAAATtagagaccaagggcttgacggtagctcttggccttactctttttccgACTCGTCCTGGGCTACCTTGGCAGTTTCCTTGGGAGTGGCtttccaaccattggggcactgcttgatcccatgccctttttggccgCATTTAACGCACAGTCctgatgcgcggcggcggtcccgtTCCTCTGGTGTgacgtaattggggtcctctgataggcggaccctagtggtagtggtggtggtcgcGGTGACCGGGGCCTTGGTTGGAACCTTctttgggcggttctcctcgttcTCCCGAcagatgttgtcaattttgatggagGCGGCAAAGATAGCCTCCAACTCGTCGGGGATGTTGTCTTTGGtagacaggagttccttgaccttccattGGAGGCCGCACGTGAATTGGGCGATGTACGCCTCCtcattccagtcaagttccgccataagattgcggaacttggtgacatactcagccgtggtggtggtctgagTTAGCGCGGCGATCTTTCTGGCAGCCGCCCttttggcatcagggtctgcaaatgcctccttgaatttggccgttaaggccgtgatggtggtagggggattcccctcgcccttgataatCGTCCCTATAATGGGGAGAGCCCAATTGGCAGCCTTATCAGTCATATGGTACAGGATCCAtacaaccatttgttcctcctcatcaaatTGATTGCaatggagggctacccaaaGCAGCATACGATCCAGCCATTGTGTAGCTTTGCgtcccctggtgtctcctTTATAAGGGTTGGGGaggtccattttgggcctttttatgctggaccctgcgttgaagggggtgagggagctgagtgATTGCCTAGGCGTTccctgaggctccttttttggtcgccttggctcttcttcttccttggagtcaaatcctgtacccct
Encoded proteins:
- a CDS encoding Retrotransposable element Tf2 protein — translated: MDSNKKPLLFLDIILRDYPTDPIKTLIDSGATSNFISPTLVEKLKIPKTLLKNPQVVRMLDGTISQTGRIWHQVQLAVLANGHPHHIPFLVCPIGNTPAILGMTWLTSESPLIDWQQGLVTFPEQVQIASEEEADPDPLADLPTQYHEFARVFGEEEFKVLPPHREYDISIDLLPDAKLSPGPIYGMTDAESRALKQHIDEELATGKIRPSTSSAGAPVMFVKKADGSLRLVVDYRKLNKVTHKNVYPLPRQDDLMAKLRNAKLFTKLDLCWGYNNVRIKEGDEWKTAFRTKYGLFEYLVMPFGLTNAPAAFQHFMNDLFRDLIDVTVVIYLDDILIFSEVPKKHPEHVREVLLRLMKNQLFCKLSKCHFHVTTVDYLGIVISPAGFSMDQKKIEAVTSWPQPKTVKQVQAFLGFVNYLRQFIPNFSSVARPLHNLTKKETPWSWGNLEEAAFQELKLLVTQSPVLIHSNPGLPYYLETDASGVAMGAILSQRGPDNRLHPIAYMSKSFSGAEANYDTHDKELLAIIKALEEWRIFLEATDKPIQVFTDHRNLEYWRQARTFNRRHARWRIFLSDFNFEIHYCPGKQSGKPDALSRRSDYVDTPPNPEVMLPAEVFANTSEEELDIVSEIRTKLRDDPSLEPIIKFLTEDADNAPLSIQKAYREYDWEEDLLWYRRKLVVPDSEPTKDRLLREFHDSPLAGHPGQQRTLELLSRNYWWPGMKSSAKEWVECCPVCQANRQAHAPVIALKPLEVPLFPFHTISYNFITGFPKSQGHDAILVVIDSFSKFGHFIPTSKKVTAKGLADLFITHVWKLHGLPVKTISDRGTTFTGKFLRALYQRLGVKPAFSSAYHPESDGQTERVNQFIEFYLRSYVAADHLDWATWLPLAEYAYNNAKHASTGKTPFELVYGRNPIMNPSNIPSNVPEADAVADTLAQEWKEAKSALRMSKERMIRDKGTIPEYSVGEKVWLDGKNVELRTNSNKLDPKRLGPFKVIKKVSSHAYRLELPETLKIHDVFYVGLLSKSHKSPSQPFPEQPPPETIEGEEEYEVEQIIDSKQQKGKWFYLIKWKGYGPEDNSWEPEELLEHSQEEIKRFNQARLRKACDAAKSL
- a CDS encoding Retrotransposon-derived protein PEG10, encoding MEPEPSIGALLKAIQALSTQVGSLQDQIKSQGKQITQLTALCKETNDLVGDKDQGGAQTKPGPSTGPVTPPTHSGGETHTPGTVRPGLKAPFRPSRGTGFDSKEEEEPRRPKKEPQGTPRQSLSSLTPFNAGSSIKRPKMDLPNPYKGDTRGRKATQWLDRMLLWVALHCNQFDEEEQMVVWILYHMTDKAANWALPIIGTIIKGEGNPPTTITALTAKFKEAFADPDAKRAAARKIAALTQTTTTAEYVTKFRNLMAELDWNEEAYIAQFTCGLQWKVKELLSTKDNIPDELEAIFAASIKIDNICRENEENRPKKVPTKAPVTATTTTTTRVRLSEDPNYVTPEERDRRRASGLCVKCGQKGHGIKQCPNGWKATPKETAKVAQDESEKE